A segment of the Cololabis saira isolate AMF1-May2022 chromosome 3, fColSai1.1, whole genome shotgun sequence genome:
gaTTGCATTTGTGTACTTGCATTGGATAGAAATTTACCAGTACCATTTTACGTTAATTACAACGTTAACTATCGTGCAATAATTGTGTAATAATGCAACATAAAGTGTTGCCATAGACCAAATCCTAGTAAAGTGATTATTATTGACATTAGCAatgaaatagtaacaaaaaatgTTTAAGAGAGAATGGAAGAGGGAGTTGATTGaacttttaaacattttatcatttaataaCCTACTATTAATAGACTACTAATAACATTTAATGGATGTGAATCCTTTTCTGTGCCAGTCATAACTATTAAATGCTTGTTTTTTAGCTATCAGAGAAGAAAGAGGGGGAAGGATGGCAATCCTGATCATCCACCGATCTATATAATGACGCAATCAGATgctgaaaaaaaagggaaaaatggaGATTAAATCAGAGGCGGCGCCGTGAAAAAATCAAACAAGTGAATGTGGTGATGAACTTAACTCCGGAATCCATTGAAGGAAACTCTTTTGAGCAGCCCCCTGAACAACTTGTACAAGTACAACATGAACCTGCACCTCCAGAGCTGGAGCAACCATCTGAGTCTTTGATTCCAGAAGTAGAGCAATCCCTTGAGCCTCAATCTCAAACACTGGAGCAACCACTTTCTTCCTCCACTccagaaaaagtgaaaaaggtatCAAAACGTTGCAAGCggctgcaaaaagaaaaagaaaaactaaagaagAAAATTCTCCAACTGGAAATGAAACTAAAACAGTCAGAACAAAAAAGCGACAAATTAAGAAAGGGCATGCAAAggtcaaataaattaaaacacaatCTAAGTGAAAAATACAGGCCACGAGGGCtaaagaaaatattttcagtGAGGAAAACACAGGTCATTGCATTTCTCAGtagagaaaaatagagaaaatagtCGCCTTCTCTCAGGGAAGAAAGACACAGTCACacacaagaagaagaaggtTCAGAAACGCATACTCATGAAATCTATGAAAGAACTCCATGCAGAGTACAATTcagaggtggatgggacactgTCGCTGTCATACAGACAGTTTTTACGACTGCGGCCATTTTACATTACAGAACCAAAGGCACATGACCGCAACACCTATGCGTGTCTCGATCACGAGAATGTGAAACTTCTAGTTGAAAGGTTGAGCCAGAGCGAGTTGCTGGgcatttatgtttgtacataaaTGCACAACTTTACAAAACTATGGTTACAGATACAAAACCCTGTTTTCAAGCACTCCTTTCTGAATGATACAATATTCCATAAAAAAGGTGCAACCAAATCATGTGCTGGTGCAACCAACTTTCTCAGTTGTCGCACCAGTGGACAAGTTAGTCTGGAGTCTGTGCAGGACATTTTAGACAGACCTTCTAAAGCTGTATTTCCACACTTATTTTTATCCTGTCACTTAATGGAAATGAACAAATGAACACAGGCAGACCACGGTGTTAATTTTGAACACGTCTGCTCTTGTTCTCTATCTTAGATGGACACGGAGAATCAGTTCTGCAGTCCAACTGAAATGGAGACAGTTGTCAACAGTGAGAGGGTAAGTTCAATGTAATGTAGACATTTGatggaaatgtgtttgtttttttaatacttttaagataaatacatatgattctgaaatgtcttgctgctcaaactgtctggtaacaataaatgttacaataaaaacattccaaCAGTGTCAAAAACATAGCCTGGTGTGTGCAACTGTCTCCCCCTTGGACAAGTGTCTCCAGTGTGTGGGACCTGTGTCCTCCCTCAAGTGGCTTGGCTATAAATGCAGAGGTGAGATTTTTAATGAATTGGCACTGTCTGGTGAAAGGTAGTAGGTGTATGTGCTGTGTTCTGTGGTATGATTAACCACTCTATTAACACCTATGGAAAATGATCCTGGTACAGCATAGGCTACTGTACCTACTATTGTTTTCAGTTTAACTATGGTGTCATTATGAAATTGAAGACGGCTACCTTACTTTATTAGAGTGAGATTGATTGCAGTGTGTGTCATATATGTCATCTAATTCAGATTACCGTACATAAAGATGTTTCATTCTGCCTTATTGGCACTGACCAGTTCTGCGAGGGTCGTACTGTAGGTTTTCCTCAATCCACCTTGTTCTCCACTTGGATGTGCGAACATTTACATCAATATGTGTCAGTGAGTCGGTGAAGTGCTCAAACTCGCAgtctttcactttgttttttaaatcagtcacatatgcatcaaaagtctctgatattCCTTGCACTTGAATACAGCCTATTTTTCCTTGGCTCACAATGTTGGCGGAAAAGTTCTTTCAAGTGGCTCTTTTCACTGAATCAGACTTTTCATCGATTCCGCTGGCGACAAGAAACCGTTCAAatctctggatccagactctccaATATTCTGCTAGATTTCctacagtcacagtgccacctaatggtcacacagagtaatgcacttgttttcaaatatactacatagatgaaggggaagaccgaaggttcaggacaaactttaaacttcacaaatacaaccaaacaatcaacactgggaagcacttttgacttgttaaaatcttatctttttgtccctttttttaattccagaactcccacaagaaaatgtttgtaaggtggaggaggacggggtttccagtgaccagcacctggataacctggagaggagctgcagcccggaccaggaggaaccagggcatccacagactacagaactggaggaagactccagcggtcaggagatgaagcacgaggacatagaggtggatgtctcattggtcaatgtcgctgatgtgaaagttgaaaatggtgaaccaggaccaaactgtggccagctgctgttgcacacttctcctgaagctcaaagcaaagatgaggaagggactgaaagtttacgctcagactccagtaaaactgcagatccggagccaatgagacgacacggtgaccacgaagatgctgctgtcccgtcagacagcaactgtaaatcaaagctgaccaggacccgcACGAGGAAGAAggcgttttcttgcagcacttgcaggaaagagttcagtaaaaatAGTACTTTagtggatcacatgaagatccacactggcgaaaggccgtacctgtgcaacacctgcggaaaaacctttactaaatcatcagctcttaaacggcacataatcacacacacgggcgagaagccctacatctgcaaaacatgtggaaaaagttacacagaacgttccaacctggtgattcactcgaggaaccacaccggcgaaaagccgtacctgtgcaacacctgcggaaaaacctttactaaatcatcagctcttaaacggcacataatcacgcacacgggcgagaagcccgcGTGCGTGTACATCTGCAAAacgtgtggaaaaagttacagagaACGTTCCAAACTGGTGATTCACTCAAGgatccacacgggcgagaagccctacatttgCAAAacctgtggaaaaagttacacagaacgttccagcctggtgattcactcaaggacccacaccggcgaaaggccgtacctgtgcaacacctgcaacaaaacctttactaaatcatcagctcttaaaagccacataatcacgcacacgggcgagaagccctacatctgcaaaacatgtggaaaaagttacagagaACGTTCCAAACTGGGGATTCACTCAAGgatccacacgggcgagaagccctacatttgcaaaacatgtggaaagagttacaggctacgttccaccctggtggttcactcgaggacccacaccggtgaaaggccgtacctgtgcaacacctgcggaaaaacctttactaaatcatcacaTCTTAACCGCCACATAACTACGCACACGGCTGAGAAGCTttatttgtgcaagacgtgcaacaaaggttttagccgcaaAATTGATTtcctgagtcacatgaaaaatcacccggaggagaagtctggtgactcgtgacaaattattatttttattatttcgtttatttcggcatctttatatagacacatttcatctccagaacattatacattgcatactcagcacatgacgaaaagggtacgggtgaagctgacgcttatcaaagtcccgccccgttctatgtaagattcatgatcacatcaacaacagaattcagtaagatacatagtttaccacatagcaatttgtctaatttcatccttcacagtccagatagcatgtatgtttgtacacgtgtccagtccactcatcctgatcaccgttcctgtgatttactactgtgtccactgttcagttatttttatgtccaagtctctttttgcatgcaatccactttgcaatggaggtgcgtgtgtcaatgcagattttgattagtcgctgtcctctggctctctagccgccacagcctttgccccctccgctcgtactgacttcatctcctcACGAGCTTTGGACACATCCGACCATACACTGGTCAGTCTCCCCTGGATGTCAGAGAGGCCAGAGAGCAGCTTTGCCTGATCAGCTCtcacttttctcaacttttgtagcatccagaccCCGCCAAGCCCTAGGATCACCAGGCCCACCGTCATGCCCGTGAAGATATATACGTCCTCCACGTCTTCCATATCCAGCACCCCAAGACACACCACTTTCCATTTGTTCCAACTGTCCATGGTGTACCCCGCCAAGAATGTCCCATCTGGACAGGCCGGTTCCCCTGTCCCAGCACGCCGTGTAGAAAAAAtcttgtcaatagcatttactgaccagttcagaatctccattcttgattttgtgttctgcttggtcgtgatatctgctgtgctgtgatagagctcaatgtcacacacacacattttatagtgactttgtttagtctccatgttttgtttccatgctaGGTGCTCCCGTGCTGAATTTCCCACATTGCCATTGTTTCGTACACATAGCCAGACATTGCCTTCCTGTACCTAGGTTTGATATTCCTTCAATAACAGCTTCTTTAactcatgtttgaaaacagttaaatttcttgctaactttaattcattgtttaggctattccacattttcacaccagctactgacaaactatggcttcccatcattgtccttatctttttctgtttaaactgcagcgagctgcgcatgctgtgaggaccttgattaagagtgaacaatttctgaacatttactggtaatgccgcctgtgttgctttgtaaattgtttgtagcatctgaaaatgaagtatctctctcagttttagatatttcgtctttatgaacagttcgttcgtatgtgccctggctgggacagaatgaatgatgcgaagctcatgttgtcgtcctccgggggcagctgtccactcctgtctgacccacagaagaagaacccgcagaagtccaaccaccacctcctgtggctgatgagcctaatcccctccccacaagggttgcaggttcaacccggatttatgcttctccataaacttgacgcagagggatcgatgtggttgtgtactttttttttaagttctgcattgagtttgtttgaatccctgttccttcttaaaatcgcattatttgttgctgttggtaacttgccgtctccacggtgcaaataaagagctgttagtatttgctgaagtttctttaaatgtttatttagttcatctacaaagcctctgtcacacgtcctttttcccaTCTGTTTATTCTTCattcacattctctttgtaaagttaatctgcactAACCTCTGAGgggagtagatggagagagtttaacaacatggagcatgttgttaaactctctccatctactccgttcagaggttaGTCCAAGTTTGATATTTTTACGTGTTGAGTTTTTACAACGttcctctgaaaaacatgaagaatcttcagagaaacgaggacaaaagaagaaacgcaaccatcaacacgtccaccattttataaactttaatgtctgcagcattaaacaaaaaaccttgaagatttcagaagtcagtgcagtcagatacggtttgcttttatttcccttttaaaatgtttttattgatttagaaaacaagaacatttggtttaagggtgaatgaggaaatgagtgtgatgtgAGATaaacatcacgatacttgagtcacgatacaatacgatattgcagtatccaaattttgcgatatattgtgatgttatacacagttcgctgaaaactgtaaaagggtttaagcattttaaatctgagctgcgcgtacatcagattatcgtgataattcatgggacaaactaagtcaaaacaatgtaattcaaatgatccatgctgttttattgtaactatataagctaaagttacaacatatctgtgtacgtttttcatattatttaaataatatgaaattaactattattgaatcacatgtataaaatcaagttgtactagatttacaactcgtctgactcatgatttattctaaagctgatgttgagatccgtgttgaagctgcagatctgcaggttggagagcaggaagaagagggaggatcatcgggatcagattccaggaagaggacacactttggatttaacccttttatatcagacatccgtttaggagtaaatgtctttttacctcaactcatatttagtcagaaataatcatgaaaatgtaattaagttttcattttagatggatgaatcattttattgtttataattctggaatgttacactctccatatgtagaaagagcagcagtgccccctggtggtgagttataaaagctcaacataaacccaagagtgaacaatctatcgtaataataataaaaacacaaataaaaaaagactttagtgcatcaacaagaggaaagttgtcagtgatgcagattattggtacagcgtgatcagtacaaccagcatttagctcagaaaacaatgttgaaagagaaatgtcatcaaatgaagttcaaaagtggagatgcacttttgtcctttatcctcaacttcctcaatcacaacattttgatccagtttgttatttcactggtcttggcttcatcaaatgacacatccagggacagaagccgtgcataggtgttcatcctgtccaggtgttggaaggtgaagtgaagccgaagccatcgcttcatccactgatctgttggcacggtaggaaaactgataggaatccactgtgtcaggaaccatggagttgatgtgggttaaaaaaagatgatctgctctgttggtctttggagaaggtttaatgaaaatgtctctatgaataaggactaaaaataacgtaaaagttcaagacagactaattatccacaatatttaaccaataacgatgaagtcattaatgatatgaatgaggttgttaataattttaacaggtattttgtgagtgttggaccaaagctggcagaaaaatgtgtgatcctggatcagctgatggatggaaggaaacattaataagtagaaatccaggttcaatgtttctcacagctgtggaggagagagaaatcatagatattgtaagtaaatgtaaaaacaaggtgtcaactgactgtggtgatatgacaatagtcaaaaaggttattgatggattgttaactgacatacagctgtaatcagtcactcagaactgggacatttacaaaaagaaaatgaaaactgcaaaagtcatcccactgtacagaactggagacagacaccaattcactaattacaggcctgattctttactcccaacattttctaagatcgtagaaaaagtatttatttacaggttggacaaattaatgccaatcaaaaggccacgcccctaattacgcattaaacttcttgctttatataattccaacctgccacaatacgaggaaaaagaggcttcaaacccctgcagaaaacctgtgggtgattcatgcatgaatgaacctcattctgagtttgggggttagtttgggatctttattccctctagtggttaaatgttggaaactgcagctttaaatgtgtcttgtatatctatatatttcacaccaaaatcagtttgatagtttgatcagtttgatatttaaatgttttaatgtctcaaagacttaccatgtgtattatttttaagcccattgcaataaaagtttcttaacaacataaatgttttatgacaaatgataaagaacacatgaattaaaaaacatttttattttatatattgatattaacaatcagaagcttatcatataaattgcgtcagctctcattgtgtcagaaaaaataaaactccttctaaaccttcttgcttgtgttgttttctcagatgtaaatcactttggataaaagcgtctgctaaatgacagaagtcgtagtaaaccagtgatgaaaagaatgttgtatgcattttgttctaattactttcgttggtaaatgaaatactgactgtaactgcgagaaggaactatgtcatttgttcagactccactgcagcccttcaaagtttgacttcaaagaaaacaacaagagaagatctagtgttggaaatattaatggtatTGTGGAGGTTATacagaactggaattactgtgcagg
Coding sequences within it:
- the LOC133440708 gene encoding zinc finger protein 436-like, whose product is MHLIERPRPYHPLRRLGCGLRVATSVLLVVSIGVRLLLLLLESLHDHTSQTNCTTISPPPDHDSEAALAPHWLVKRAAVNTTNMTNTALQLQDNIWFRTMTTVTRQLTNEIDMDTENQFCSPTEMETVVNSERCQKHSLVCATVSPLDKCLQCVGPVSSLKWLGYKCRELPQENVCKVEEDGVSSDQHLDNLERSCSPDQEEPGHPQTTELEEDSSGQEMKHEDIEVDVSLVNVADVKVENGEPGPNCGQLLLHTSPEAQSKDEEGTESLRSDSSKTADPEPMRRHGDHEDAAVPSDSNCKSKLTRTRTRKKAFSCSTCRKEFSKNSTLVDHMKIHTGERPYLCNTCGKTFTKSSALKRHIITHTGEKPYICKTCGKSYTERSNLVIHSRNHTGEKPYLCNTCGKTFTKSSALKRHIITHTGEKPACVYICKTCGKSYRERSKLVIHSRIHTGEKPYICKTCGKSYTERSSLVIHSRTHTGERPYLCNTCNKTFTKSSALKSHIITHTGEKPYICKTCGKSYRERSKLGIHSRIHTGEKPYICKTCGKSYRLRSTLVVHSRTHTGERPYLCNTCGKTFTKSSHLNRHITTHTAEKLYLCKTCNKGFSRKIDFLSHMKNHPEEKSGDS